A window of Xyrauchen texanus isolate HMW12.3.18 chromosome 10, RBS_HiC_50CHRs, whole genome shotgun sequence contains these coding sequences:
- the LOC127650220 gene encoding uncharacterized protein LOC127650220, translating to MITGSPEQCKKEFLSLADQDAVALTKIAEFVERKYNSTVPLVKPKNCTLRICGQHGTVYAGDEEQLEAWKDYYLPERMEMEVIGAIDNFPCDAFGLQLVLLLCEDGKVYAYEDEVLHLVAMSLKDLFQCGMVFPGKETFKLGECFEEPTEEEYNEMVECDDIKAMKESHQKFRESMESELLKTMNDIKQNRNVNLDVYLQTSVGLTTSTDQKIQDLNEFRCKCNVNNGKHDRYNCKANQLLISH from the exons ATGATAACAGG ATCCCCAGAACAATGCAAGAAGGAATTTCTTTCATTGGCTGATCAAG ATGCTGTGGCCCTTACCAAAATAGCAGAATTTGTAGAACGCAAATACAACTCGACAGTTCCCCTTGTGAAACCTAAGAATTGTACTCTGAGAATTTGTGGGCAACATGGAACAGTCTACGCTGGGGATGAAGAGCAGCTTGAAGCCTGGAAAGATTATTATCTACCAGAAAGGATGGAAATGGAAGTGATTGGTGCTATTGATAACTTCCCCTGTGATGCATTTGGCCTGCAGTTAGTGCTCTTGTTGTGTGAGGATGGGAAGGTCTATGCTTATGAGGATGAGGTTTTACACCTCGTAGCCATGAGCTTGAAGGACCTGTTCCAGTGTGGAATGGTTTTCCCTGGAAAAGAGACCTTCAAGCTTGGGGAATGTTTTGAAGAGCCG ACTGAAGAAGAATACAATGAAATGGTGGAATGTGATGACATAAAAGCTATGAAAGAATCACACCAGAAGTTCAGAGAATCTATGGAGAGTGAATTGCTGAAAACCATGAATGACATCAAACAGAACCGCAAT GTCAACCTTGATGTGTATCTTCAGACTTCAGTGGGTCTCACTACAAGCACAGACCAGAAAATTCAAGACTTGAATGAATTTAGATGCAAATGCAATGtgaacaatggaaaacatgataGGTACAACTGCAAAGCAAATCAATTACTCATTTCACATTAA